The following are encoded together in the Bacillus cereus group sp. RP43 genome:
- a CDS encoding CamS family sex pheromone protein: protein MKKMALCIASLSLLLGACSNNTIEKKDEVVQKDTKEKSMIPRTAVSKDYYRTVIPLKEQKVINTVNVQTNSKLDLAEYENGLMDIASKQFDTENYVLQLNQYIPEKTIDELVTKQAVPVVTNIIEQDYFGKQNSNELSLSGVVIGLAMSSSVSNEEAISKGAEVAKGLIEAINKNDKYNKSPITFAIFKQESTSSLKNGTYISSATVQKNETNLGNWDTIDEKSYSYPSQEFEGAHGEDNDKLKKFSEAMKAFSPGDYIPVNAKISYKQNKMDKLKMDIVVKYNGKSELMALSQIAAQSMLEQFPKDAKVQLQIKSESKIEAVIIKEKNSDKPFVSFL, encoded by the coding sequence ATGAAGAAAATGGCGTTATGCATCGCAAGCTTAAGTTTATTACTGGGGGCTTGCAGCAATAATACTATTGAGAAGAAAGATGAAGTTGTACAGAAAGATACGAAAGAAAAAAGTATGATTCCAAGAACTGCTGTTTCTAAGGATTACTATAGAACTGTTATTCCTTTAAAAGAACAAAAGGTAATTAATACAGTTAATGTTCAAACTAATTCTAAACTAGATTTAGCAGAATATGAAAATGGTTTAATGGATATTGCTTCAAAACAATTCGATACAGAAAATTACGTATTACAATTAAATCAATATATTCCAGAGAAAACAATTGATGAATTAGTTACGAAACAAGCAGTACCGGTTGTGACTAATATTATCGAACAGGACTACTTCGGCAAACAGAATTCAAATGAACTAAGCTTATCTGGTGTTGTTATTGGGTTAGCTATGTCTTCAAGTGTATCTAATGAGGAAGCTATTTCTAAAGGCGCTGAAGTCGCTAAGGGGCTTATAGAGGCTATTAATAAAAATGATAAATATAACAAATCTCCAATTACGTTTGCTATATTCAAGCAAGAAAGTACAAGTTCTTTAAAGAATGGTACTTATATTTCAAGCGCTACTGTTCAGAAGAACGAGACTAACCTTGGAAATTGGGATACTATTGATGAAAAATCATATTCGTATCCTTCTCAAGAATTTGAGGGGGCACATGGAGAAGATAATGATAAACTAAAGAAATTTTCTGAAGCAATGAAGGCATTTTCTCCAGGAGATTATATCCCTGTTAATGCTAAGATTTCTTATAAGCAAAATAAGATGGATAAATTAAAGATGGATATTGTCGTTAAATATAACGGTAAGTCAGAATTAATGGCACTCTCTCAGATTGCTGCTCAAAGTATGTTAGAACAATTTCCTAAAGATGCTAAAGTTCAATTACAGATAAAGTCCGAGAGTAAAATTGAGGCTGTTATTATAAAAGAGAAGAACAGCGATAAACCGTTTGTTTCTTTCCTATAA
- a CDS encoding bifunctional 3-deoxy-7-phosphoheptulonate synthase/chorismate mutase: protein MASFSALFKVSDYFDVIQIGARNMQNFELLKAADAVNKPIVLKRGVSATIEEFINAAEYIMAEGNGNIILCERGIRTYETATRNTLDISAVPILKKETHLPVVVDVTHSTGRRDLLLPAAKAAMAIGVDAIMAEVHPDPAVALSDGVQKMNIPEFNEFMKELKAFGSKL, encoded by the coding sequence GTGGCCTCTTTTAGTGCCCTCTTTAAAGTATCAGATTATTTTGATGTTATTCAAATTGGCGCTCGCAATATGCAAAACTTTGAACTGTTAAAGGCAGCTGATGCTGTAAATAAACCAATAGTATTAAAGCGTGGTGTATCAGCAACAATTGAAGAATTTATTAATGCAGCAGAATATATTATGGCAGAGGGGAATGGTAATATCATTTTATGTGAGCGCGGTATTCGCACATATGAAACAGCAACGCGTAATACGCTTGATATTTCCGCTGTGCCAATTTTAAAGAAAGAAACACATTTACCTGTCGTTGTCGATGTAACACACTCTACAGGGCGACGTGACCTTCTATTACCGGCTGCAAAAGCGGCTATGGCAATTGGTGTTGATGCTATTATGGCTGAAGTACATCCAGATCCAGCAGTTGCATTATCAGATGGAGTACAGAAAATGAACATTCCAGAATTCAATGAGTTTATGAAAGAATTAAAAGCATTCGGAAGTAAATTATAA
- the ccpA gene encoding catabolite control protein A, which yields MNVTIYDVAREANVSMATVSRVVNGNPNVKPTTRKKVLEAIDHLGYRPNAVARGLASKKTTTVGVIIPDISNTFYAELARGIEDIATMYKYNIILSNSDQNKEKEFHLLNTMLGKQVDGIVFMGEDITDIHVEEFKKSPVPIVLAASFDEQNETSSVNIDYTQAAYDAMKHFIEQGHKRIGFVSGPFIDKAGSAKKLKGYKKALEEAGISYDENLIIDGDYTYDSGIEAFERLWSIDEKPTAIFVSSDEMALGVIHAAQDAGLNVPTDIEVLGFDNTRLALMVRPQLSTVVQPMYDIGAVAMRLLTKYMNKEKVEDHSVILPHRIQFRDSTK from the coding sequence ATGAACGTAACAATCTATGATGTAGCGCGTGAAGCAAATGTTTCAATGGCTACCGTATCACGTGTTGTGAACGGTAACCCAAATGTAAAGCCTACAACAAGAAAGAAAGTATTAGAAGCAATTGATCATTTAGGATACCGCCCAAATGCGGTAGCACGTGGACTAGCAAGTAAGAAGACAACTACAGTGGGTGTTATTATTCCTGATATCTCAAATACGTTTTATGCAGAACTTGCTCGTGGAATTGAAGATATCGCAACAATGTACAAATATAACATCATTTTAAGTAACTCTGACCAGAACAAAGAGAAAGAGTTCCATTTATTAAATACGATGCTTGGGAAACAAGTGGACGGGATTGTTTTCATGGGTGAAGATATTACAGATATTCACGTTGAAGAGTTCAAAAAATCTCCAGTACCAATTGTATTAGCAGCGTCATTTGATGAGCAAAATGAAACGTCATCAGTAAATATTGATTATACACAAGCGGCTTACGATGCAATGAAGCATTTTATTGAGCAAGGACATAAACGTATCGGTTTCGTCTCTGGTCCTTTCATTGATAAAGCAGGAAGTGCGAAGAAGTTAAAAGGTTATAAAAAAGCTTTAGAAGAAGCAGGTATTTCATATGATGAAAATCTTATAATTGATGGAGATTACACATATGATTCAGGTATAGAAGCATTTGAAAGACTTTGGAGCATTGATGAAAAACCAACAGCGATCTTCGTATCTTCTGATGAAATGGCACTAGGTGTAATCCACGCAGCACAAGACGCGGGATTAAACGTACCAACTGATATCGAAGTGCTTGGTTTTGACAACACACGTCTTGCATTAATGGTACGCCCACAGCTTTCGACAGTTGTACAACCAATGTATGATATCGGTGCAGTAGCAATGCGTCTACTAACGAAATATATGAACAAAGAAAAAGTAGAAGATCACTCAGTTATCTTACCTCACCGTATCCAATTTAGAGATTCAACGAAGTAA
- a CDS encoding DUF4288 domain-containing protein, translating to MYAVKLLFESVHSGEPNPSKIDEHYEENHDTLFEESIILVKANSLEEAHELGEKIAIQSEDTYDNMYDVQVTWTFRKVLHVFELDDTPFEAGKELYARFLHVKKTESVDTVVKHYYPEYE from the coding sequence ATGTACGCTGTAAAATTATTATTTGAATCTGTTCATTCAGGTGAACCTAATCCTAGTAAAATTGATGAACATTATGAAGAGAATCACGATACACTTTTTGAAGAAAGTATCATTCTCGTTAAGGCGAACAGTTTAGAGGAAGCCCACGAGCTAGGTGAAAAGATAGCTATACAGTCTGAAGATACGTACGATAATATGTACGATGTGCAAGTAACATGGACGTTTAGAAAAGTGTTGCATGTTTTCGAATTAGATGACACACCATTTGAGGCAGGAAAAGAATTATATGCACGCTTTTTACATGTTAAGAAAACTGAAAGTGTAGATACAGTAGTTAAACACTATTATCCTGAATATGAATAA
- a CDS encoding DUF3949 domain-containing protein, whose protein sequence is MIWISLIVLAYFIILVPIQYNYIKMLKTKQKKMNVSQDELYEKMSYEESQIHYQSNVFTIPASLIASIVYKVKHSA, encoded by the coding sequence ATGATCTGGATTTCACTAATCGTATTAGCCTATTTCATTATTCTCGTCCCAATACAGTATAACTACATTAAGATGCTCAAGACAAAACAGAAAAAAATGAACGTGTCACAAGATGAACTTTACGAAAAAATGTCTTATGAAGAATCCCAAATACATTATCAAAGCAACGTATTTACAATACCGGCTTCACTTATCGCGAGTATTGTTTATAAAGTAAAACATTCAGCATAA
- a CDS encoding DUF3917 domain-containing protein gives MIVLWIITLCMTAIFAYMTLKQNGLKRFVPGSILAGIALITYVISIFTESISIDLSTSLMFIGITLFAGSIMVLMVAGIIAFIHMNSEML, from the coding sequence ATGATCGTTCTTTGGATAATTACGCTTTGCATGACCGCTATTTTTGCATATATGACGTTAAAACAAAATGGCTTAAAGCGATTTGTTCCAGGAAGTATTCTTGCAGGAATCGCCCTTATCACGTATGTAATTTCAATTTTTACTGAAAGTATTTCGATAGATTTAAGTACGAGTTTAATGTTTATCGGTATTACACTATTTGCAGGTAGCATTATGGTACTTATGGTTGCAGGTATTATTGCATTTATTCATATGAATTCGGAAATGTTATAG
- the mscL gene encoding large-conductance mechanosensitive channel protein MscL, with the protein MWNEFKKFAFKGNVIDLAVGVVIGAAFGKIVSSLVKDIITPLLGMILGGVNFTDLKLTFGKSSIMYGNFIQTIFDFLIIAAAIFMFVKVFNKLTSKREEEEKKEELPEPTKEEEILGEIRDLLKQQNSSKDRA; encoded by the coding sequence ATGTGGAACGAGTTTAAAAAATTCGCGTTCAAAGGGAATGTAATCGATTTAGCTGTCGGGGTTGTAATCGGTGCTGCATTTGGTAAAATCGTTAGTTCTTTAGTAAAAGATATCATCACACCATTACTTGGTATGATACTGGGCGGCGTTAACTTTACAGATTTAAAACTTACATTCGGTAAATCATCTATTATGTATGGTAACTTCATCCAAACTATTTTTGATTTCTTAATTATTGCAGCTGCTATCTTTATGTTTGTTAAAGTTTTCAACAAACTAACATCTAAAAGAGAAGAAGAAGAAAAGAAAGAAGAACTTCCAGAACCAACAAAAGAAGAAGAAATTCTTGGCGAAATTCGCGACTTACTAAAACAACAAAACTCTTCTAAAGATAGAGCATAA
- a CDS encoding Gfo/Idh/MocA family oxidoreductase: MSKPRIGMIGLGSIAQKAYLPTLTKESDWTFVGAFTPNVNKRKQICEQYRIQDFHSVETLASECDAIFVHSSTATHYEIVSELLKKGIDVYVDKPLAATVEQAEKLVEMSEKYNRKLMVGFNRRFVPMYVTAKEQANDISWIRIEKHRTNKVGPYTYDFTMLDDYLHIVDTARWLANDDLNVVHNMMQINEKNELLYGHHTYTTANGLLLSTAMHRHAGTNLEQIELVTTGKIIRVKNMNTFEIEQENSVSQSGSPSWETTLKQRGFEDAVHHFIECVQGDTKPIVDGLEGLKSQQMLQSLLQAVSKN; this comes from the coding sequence ATGAGCAAACCTCGTATTGGAATGATTGGATTAGGTAGTATTGCACAAAAGGCTTACCTTCCAACACTGACAAAGGAAAGCGATTGGACTTTTGTGGGAGCGTTTACACCTAATGTTAATAAAAGAAAACAAATTTGCGAGCAATATCGTATTCAAGACTTTCATTCTGTGGAAACACTAGCTTCTGAATGTGATGCAATTTTCGTTCATAGTTCAACTGCTACACATTATGAAATCGTTTCTGAACTTCTGAAAAAAGGAATCGATGTTTATGTTGATAAACCGTTAGCAGCTACAGTTGAACAGGCTGAAAAACTAGTAGAAATGAGTGAAAAGTATAATCGAAAGTTAATGGTTGGATTTAATCGCCGCTTCGTTCCTATGTATGTTACTGCCAAAGAGCAAGCTAACGATATTTCATGGATTCGAATTGAAAAGCACCGCACAAATAAAGTGGGGCCATATACGTACGACTTTACTATGCTAGATGATTACTTACATATTGTAGATACTGCTCGTTGGCTAGCTAATGATGACCTTAACGTCGTTCACAATATGATGCAAATAAATGAAAAGAATGAACTTCTTTACGGACATCATACATATACAACTGCAAATGGACTTTTACTTTCTACGGCGATGCACCGCCATGCAGGTACAAATTTAGAACAAATTGAACTTGTAACGACAGGTAAAATCATTCGCGTAAAAAATATGAACACATTTGAAATTGAGCAAGAAAACTCCGTTTCACAAAGTGGTTCACCATCATGGGAAACAACGTTAAAGCAGCGCGGATTTGAAGATGCTGTTCATCATTTTATCGAATGTGTACAAGGTGATACAAAGCCTATTGTAGATGGATTAGAAGGATTAAAATCTCAACAAATGCTCCAATCTCTACTACAAGCTGTAAGCAAAAATTAA
- a CDS encoding ankyrin repeat domain-containing protein produces the protein MFKKTLSMICCVIFLQGCSQEQEVKKEMTNMETALLTATEKQETNTVISLLKKGAVINITDNKGRTPLMIATYKNDVKTAKALIDAGADVNIQDDMKNNPFLYAGAEGYLDILKLTIDAGADPALTNRYGGTALIPASEHGYIDVIKELLTRTNIDVNHVNNLGWTALMEAIVLSNGDETQQQVIRLLIEHGADVNIPDNDDVTPLEHARAHNFEEIEKILLATNK, from the coding sequence ATGTTCAAAAAAACATTAAGCATGATATGTTGCGTAATTTTTTTACAAGGGTGCTCGCAAGAACAAGAAGTTAAAAAGGAGATGACAAACATGGAAACAGCACTACTAACAGCTACTGAGAAACAAGAAACGAATACTGTTATATCATTACTCAAAAAAGGGGCTGTCATAAATATAACAGACAATAAAGGACGTACTCCTCTTATGATTGCTACATACAAAAATGATGTAAAAACCGCCAAAGCTCTTATCGACGCTGGTGCTGACGTAAATATCCAAGATGATATGAAAAACAATCCATTTCTATACGCCGGTGCAGAAGGTTACTTGGACATTTTAAAACTAACGATTGATGCTGGTGCGGATCCAGCGCTTACGAATCGTTACGGAGGGACAGCTCTTATTCCCGCGTCAGAACATGGCTATATTGATGTTATAAAAGAACTCCTCACTCGAACAAATATCGATGTAAACCATGTAAATAACCTCGGATGGACAGCTTTAATGGAGGCCATCGTACTAAGCAACGGAGATGAAACACAGCAACAAGTCATTCGCCTTCTGATTGAACACGGTGCAGATGTAAACATTCCCGACAATGATGATGTTACCCCGCTAGAGCACGCTCGTGCTCATAACTTTGAAGAGATAGAGAAGATTTTATTAGCGACAAATAAATAA
- a CDS encoding HAMP domain-containing sensor histidine kinase: MSIKTRFLFSYIAVILVSITLILVAGFLIVFSITGDLESVKNFYKSSYIQKPITPEEENAFLELKLAAKQHQSQLLDESFISPIEKEGVKIVVRKGENISYASKVFESSALTEALPKFEATNINSRGTTELNGTFYRYVKFDFYFPENEKGSIFVLKEQSSYVDLTQKLFPILFVALLLLAILLIGLVSYFVSKSVVKPIFILKDATERIKEGNLEFQIPVTSHDEIGQLNQGFEEMRKKLKESIEVQTQYEENRKELISNISHDLKTPITSIIGYVEGIKDGVANTPEKMDKYLTTIHTKAKHMDTLIDELFLFSKLDLNRVPFQFETVELNMFMQELIEEMQMDLSEEGIEVCLQLHPSPLYVTADCEKINRVISNLIHNSVKYMDKEEKEIAVTVSSDNDKVIVKVMDNGAGIESDTLPYIFERFYRAEQSRNSSTGGSGLGLAIAKQIVEEHGGDIWAESELGEGTSIFFSLEKVEKCGE, translated from the coding sequence ATGTCTATTAAAACAAGGTTTTTATTTTCTTATATCGCAGTTATTCTCGTCTCCATTACGCTCATTTTAGTTGCGGGATTTTTAATTGTATTTTCAATAACGGGCGACTTGGAATCAGTGAAAAATTTTTATAAAAGTTCTTACATTCAAAAGCCGATTACGCCAGAAGAAGAGAATGCTTTTCTTGAATTGAAACTAGCGGCAAAGCAACATCAATCTCAACTATTAGATGAATCGTTCATTTCACCAATTGAAAAAGAAGGTGTGAAAATAGTTGTAAGAAAGGGAGAAAACATTTCATATGCTTCAAAAGTGTTTGAAAGTTCGGCTTTAACGGAAGCACTCCCGAAATTTGAAGCGACAAATATTAATAGTCGGGGCACGACAGAATTAAATGGTACATTTTATCGATATGTAAAATTTGATTTTTATTTTCCGGAGAATGAAAAAGGGAGTATATTTGTACTAAAAGAGCAAAGTTCGTACGTAGACCTTACACAAAAATTATTTCCGATTTTGTTCGTAGCACTTTTACTGTTAGCTATTTTGCTCATTGGGTTAGTAAGTTATTTCGTCTCAAAAAGTGTGGTAAAACCAATCTTTATATTGAAAGATGCAACGGAGAGAATTAAAGAAGGGAATTTAGAATTTCAAATTCCAGTTACATCGCATGATGAAATAGGCCAATTAAATCAAGGATTTGAGGAAATGAGGAAGAAGTTAAAAGAGTCGATTGAAGTACAAACGCAGTATGAAGAAAATCGAAAAGAGCTCATTTCAAACATCTCCCATGATTTGAAAACACCGATTACATCTATTATCGGATATGTGGAAGGAATAAAAGATGGGGTAGCAAATACGCCAGAAAAAATGGATAAGTATTTAACAACGATTCATACGAAAGCAAAACATATGGATACACTCATTGATGAACTATTTTTATTTTCGAAGCTCGATTTAAATCGAGTTCCATTCCAGTTTGAAACGGTTGAATTAAATATGTTTATGCAGGAACTAATAGAAGAGATGCAGATGGATTTAAGTGAAGAAGGTATAGAAGTGTGCTTACAATTACATCCATCACCACTATATGTAACGGCTGATTGCGAAAAGATAAATAGAGTGATATCAAATTTAATTCATAATAGTGTGAAATACATGGATAAAGAAGAGAAGGAAATTGCTGTAACAGTATCGAGTGATAACGATAAAGTTATTGTGAAAGTGATGGACAATGGGGCAGGTATAGAATCTGATACACTTCCTTATATTTTTGAACGGTTTTATCGTGCAGAGCAATCGCGAAATTCTAGCACAGGTGGAAGTGGACTTGGCTTAGCGATAGCGAAGCAAATTGTTGAAGAACATGGCGGGGACATTTGGGCGGAAAGCGAGCTTGGGGAAGGCACAAGCATTTTCTTCTCACTGGAAAAAGTAGAGAAATGTGGTGAGTGA
- a CDS encoding response regulator transcription factor, with product MKKILLIEDEVSIAELQRDYLEINDFHVDVEHSGETGLQIALQEDYDLIILDIMLPKMNGFEICKQIRAVKDIPILLVSAKKEDIDKIRGLGLGADDYITKPFSPSELVARVKAHISRYERLSGNMVKKRDTLYIHGISIDQRARKVFINNEEIAFTTKEFDLLTFFVTHPNQVLNKEQLFERIWGLDSAGDLATVVVHIRKLREKIERDPAHPQYIETVWGAGYRFNV from the coding sequence TTGAAAAAAATTTTACTAATAGAAGATGAAGTAAGTATTGCAGAATTACAGAGAGATTATTTAGAAATTAATGATTTTCATGTTGATGTTGAGCATTCTGGAGAGACAGGTTTACAAATTGCCCTGCAAGAAGACTACGATTTAATTATTTTAGATATTATGCTTCCGAAAATGAATGGATTTGAAATTTGTAAACAAATACGCGCTGTAAAAGATATTCCAATTTTACTTGTTTCGGCAAAGAAGGAAGATATAGATAAAATTCGCGGACTCGGATTAGGTGCGGATGATTATATAACGAAACCATTTAGTCCAAGTGAGTTAGTAGCAAGAGTTAAAGCACATATTTCTCGTTATGAAAGATTATCAGGAAATATGGTCAAGAAGCGTGATACATTATATATTCACGGGATTTCTATTGATCAGCGAGCGAGAAAAGTTTTTATAAACAATGAAGAAATCGCGTTTACAACGAAGGAATTTGATTTATTAACATTCTTTGTAACACATCCAAACCAAGTATTAAATAAAGAACAGTTATTTGAACGTATTTGGGGATTAGACTCAGCTGGCGATTTAGCTACTGTCGTCGTTCACATTAGAAAGCTACGTGAAAAAATTGAAAGAGATCCTGCTCACCCGCAATATATTGAAACAGTATGGGGAGCTGGTTATCGTTTTAATGTTTAA
- a CDS encoding alpha/beta fold hydrolase produces the protein MWTQQMIHTKRGTFELFTKGNGEPLCITHHYSQFNETGDYFADVFTSTHRVFLINLRDVGSSVKAQTENELSMIETIHDLEAIREALQLPTWHFAGHSTGGMLGLVYAITYLTSLQSLVVAGAAASNYTETPFCIYNPVHPQFYYMQQLIENLKIPHLTSEERKELSTKRTKLSLYKPENYNSYFCKPIQKTMSASRMNAFANEYPSFDLRENLPSIQTKTLIICGRHDVQCPIQYSIEMHDGICNSIFIPFENSNHYPFLEEATPFTSSTQTFYKSLRQYRYY, from the coding sequence ATGTGGACACAACAAATGATCCACACGAAACGTGGCACATTCGAACTCTTTACAAAAGGAAATGGCGAACCACTTTGCATTACACATCACTATTCACAATTTAATGAAACTGGTGATTACTTTGCGGATGTTTTCACTTCTACGCATCGTGTATTCCTTATTAATTTACGAGACGTTGGTAGCTCTGTAAAAGCCCAGACAGAAAACGAATTAAGTATGATTGAAACAATTCACGACTTAGAAGCAATACGAGAAGCTTTACAACTTCCAACATGGCACTTCGCTGGTCATTCAACAGGTGGTATGCTTGGACTTGTATATGCGATTACATATCTAACTTCCTTACAATCATTAGTCGTGGCCGGAGCCGCAGCAAGTAACTATACCGAAACACCATTTTGTATCTATAACCCAGTACATCCGCAGTTTTATTATATGCAACAACTCATCGAAAACTTAAAAATCCCTCACCTTACAAGTGAAGAACGGAAAGAACTATCTACTAAGAGAACAAAATTATCATTATATAAACCCGAAAACTACAACTCTTATTTTTGTAAACCAATCCAAAAAACAATGTCCGCTAGCCGGATGAATGCTTTCGCCAATGAATATCCGTCATTTGATTTAAGAGAGAATTTACCTTCCATCCAAACAAAGACCCTTATTATATGCGGAAGACATGATGTACAGTGCCCAATTCAATATTCTATCGAGATGCATGATGGCATATGTAATTCTATCTTCATTCCATTTGAGAACAGCAACCATTATCCTTTTTTAGAAGAAGCAACTCCGTTTACTTCTTCTACTCAAACATTTTATAAATCATTACGCCAGTACCGTTATTATTAA
- the acuC gene encoding acetoin utilization protein AcuC produces MSSAFIYSDDFRGYSFSPDHPFNQLRVTLTYDLLQKSGFISPSQVIAPRMATDEEIAYVHTEEYINAVKRAGEGKLEKSIAMTYGLGTEDTPMFPNMHEASALLVGGTLTAVDAVLSGKVKHALNLGGGLHHGFRGKASGFCIYNDSSIAMKYIQKKYGLRVLYIDTDAHHGDGVQWSFYDDPNVCTISLHETGRYLFPGTGAVNERGQGNGYNYSFNVPLDAFTEDASFLDSYRTVVKEVAAYFKPDIILTQNGADAHYYDPLTHLCATMNIYREIPKLAREIANEYCDGRWIAVGGGGYDHWRVVPRAWALIWLEMNNIQNISGYLPPEWIDAWKGQAETELPLTWEDPDNMYKPIPRKPEIEEKNALTVAKSLEIIRNNMTKSLY; encoded by the coding sequence ATGAGTAGCGCCTTCATTTATTCGGATGACTTTCGGGGCTATTCATTTAGTCCTGATCATCCTTTTAACCAACTGCGCGTCACACTCACGTATGATTTATTACAAAAGAGCGGTTTTATCTCTCCTTCTCAAGTCATCGCGCCACGGATGGCTACAGATGAAGAGATTGCCTACGTTCATACAGAGGAGTACATAAATGCGGTAAAACGTGCTGGAGAAGGTAAGTTAGAAAAATCAATTGCGATGACATATGGACTCGGAACAGAAGATACACCGATGTTTCCAAATATGCACGAAGCAAGTGCATTACTCGTTGGCGGAACATTAACAGCTGTCGATGCTGTTCTTTCCGGAAAAGTAAAGCACGCCCTCAATTTAGGCGGCGGCTTACATCATGGCTTCCGTGGTAAAGCATCTGGCTTTTGTATTTATAACGATAGCTCTATCGCAATGAAATATATTCAGAAGAAATACGGTTTACGCGTTTTATATATTGATACAGATGCTCATCACGGTGACGGGGTACAATGGTCTTTTTACGACGATCCTAACGTATGCACCATTTCATTACACGAAACTGGGCGTTATTTATTTCCTGGAACTGGCGCAGTAAATGAACGTGGACAAGGAAATGGATATAATTATTCTTTTAACGTTCCGCTCGACGCTTTTACAGAGGACGCATCGTTTTTAGATTCATATCGAACAGTTGTAAAAGAAGTGGCAGCATACTTTAAACCGGATATTATTTTAACGCAAAATGGCGCTGATGCACATTATTACGATCCACTTACACACCTTTGCGCAACGATGAACATTTACCGTGAAATACCGAAGCTCGCTCGCGAAATCGCTAATGAATATTGCGATGGTCGCTGGATCGCTGTCGGCGGCGGTGGCTATGACCACTGGCGCGTCGTCCCAAGAGCTTGGGCACTTATTTGGCTCGAAATGAACAACATCCAAAACATCTCAGGTTATCTCCCTCCAGAATGGATTGACGCTTGGAAAGGACAAGCAGAAACAGAACTTCCCCTCACATGGGAAGATCCAGACAACATGTATAAACCTATCCCCCGTAAACCAGAAATTGAAGAAAAGAATGCATTAACTGTAGCGAAATCCCTTGAAATTATTCGGAATAATATGACAAAATCTTTGTACTAA
- a CDS encoding acetoin utilization AcuB family protein, with the protein MIVEEIMNQDVVTLHPNDTIETAIRTIRTKGIRHIPIVDQNNHVVGIISDRDVRDASPSILDEQVSLDMLKQPLELIMKHPVMTCHPLDFVEEIATLFFENKIGCLPVTKAGKLVGIISESTVLHTLVKLTGAHQPSSQIEIQVKNEPGILGKVVAIFSDLQINIVSVLVYPAKDENDKVLVFRIQTMNPLKVIDALEAEGYRVLWPNIMGMQA; encoded by the coding sequence GATGTAGTGACACTGCATCCAAACGATACAATTGAAACAGCAATCCGAACGATACGCACGAAAGGCATTCGGCACATTCCAATTGTCGATCAAAATAATCATGTCGTAGGAATTATTTCTGATCGGGATGTAAGAGATGCAAGTCCGTCTATTTTAGATGAACAAGTTTCACTCGATATGCTGAAGCAACCACTTGAACTTATTATGAAACATCCTGTTATGACTTGCCATCCTCTTGATTTCGTTGAGGAAATTGCTACTTTATTTTTTGAAAATAAAATTGGCTGTCTCCCTGTTACAAAGGCTGGAAAGTTAGTTGGAATCATTTCTGAATCTACGGTACTGCACACGTTAGTGAAATTAACAGGAGCACATCAACCAAGTTCACAAATTGAAATTCAAGTAAAAAATGAACCTGGTATTCTCGGAAAAGTTGTTGCTATTTTTAGTGATTTACAAATAAATATCGTGAGCGTTCTCGTCTATCCAGCAAAAGATGAGAATGATAAAGTACTCGTTTTCCGCATTCAAACGATGAATCCGCTAAAAGTGATTGATGCACTTGAAGCAGAAGGCTATCGTGTTTTATGGCCGAACATAATGGGGATGCAAGCATGA